The genomic stretch ACGCCCCCAGATGTGCGGCTTCTTTGATCTCCACGTCCACACCAAACGCTCACTCGACTCCTCCATCTCCCCCTCGGCGGCCCTAATAAGGGCAAGGGAGCTTGGGCTGCGTGGCCTAGCCCTCACAGACCACAATACCCTGACCATGGTGAGCAATCCGTATGAGGAGGTCTTGCTCGTTCCGGGCGCGGAGCTCTCGACCCCTTGGGGGGACCTCCTGGCGCTCGGAATTCAGGAGCTTCCGCCTCCTGGCCTCTCTGTACCGGAAATTATAGACAGAGTTCATGCCCAGGGCGGAGCGGTGGTTATCCCTCACCCCTTCTCCGGGGCTCTTACGTCCATCTGCATGAACGAGCGTGTTTTCGATATTATCGATAGGATAGATGGTCTGGAGGTGACGAGTCCCAAGGTGTCGGTTGACAACGCGAGGGCCCGGAGGGTGGCTGGTATGTATAAAAGGGCAGCGGTGGGAGGTTCGGACGCCCATTCTCTGGAAGGGCTGGGAAAAGGTCTCACCGTTTGCGAAGCTATGGACCTCGATGGCCTTTTGAAAGCGATAAAAGAGGCAAGGACGGATGGAGTAGTCAGGACTTCAGGCGCAATTACCACACGCTGAACCACTTTTTGCAATTTCAGCAATGTTTATGGATAGGAAGAACGTTCAATGGGGCGCGAGGGTAGCCAAGCCTGGTCAAAGGCGTAGGACTCAAGATCCTATCCTGAGTGGTTCGGGCGTTCGAATCGCCCCCCTCGCATTATCCCATAGGACAAATTAATGATGAGACTAGGAGGAACTTTCGCTGGATAGATTGAAAGGAGGGAAAGAGGCGAGAGGGTGAAGCGGAAGCCCCCTCTTCCCAGGCGTTCTTTGATTTTTCTGACCCCACTCCGCATTTATACTTATGGGCACCATAACTCTCCATCGGCTGGGGCGTCTTCAATTTTGGCCTCTCACGCTCTCCCGGCCCTCGGGTTGCCAGCCACCGCGATTTCCTACCCTCTGGTATCCACGGCACTGAGCCCTGGCATTCCACCCACGCCATTTTGTTCTTGCGGTTTGGTAATCCGCGGACCTTGTCCAGAATCTCCGCCGCCCAAACCAATCGCGTGCATGAAAGCAGAGGAAATTTACAATGAGCCTCTATGCCTTTGCCTTAATCATGGGCAACGCCGTGGGTTTTCGTATTGCAGGGAGGATTGCCGGAGGCGATAGTGTGGAGCTCTTGCGCGAAGAGTTCGGAATTAGGGCGGCCATCCAGCTCGCCTTCTTCACGCCATTCTCCCCCTCTTGGGATCGGGGCCGGGGAAGGAGGAGGCGCCGCTGGCGGTCCAGTGATGGTACTCAGGAGAATTCTCTCCTTTACCCTCCCCACCGCTGCCGCTGGCCTCGGCGCAGGGCTCCTCGTTCCCTTTTTCCTCGTCTGCCTCAAGTTGAGACCCGGCGCAGGTATTACAGCACTGATTTTCACCATCACCTAGCTATTCTGGGTCCTCGTCTTTCTCCAAGCCCCCAGTCTAATGGAGAGGACCGGTAGCGTCAAGAGTTTTTTTGGTCCAATATTTGGCCATGGCCCGCCTCCTCACGATACCCCCTCAGCCCCTCATTCGAATCCGCCGAACTCCAATTTTACACCCATATGAATACGATGAACTTCTACCAGTCCCCTATCCTCACTACCGGTAGGTATCTAATGAGGCTCGTCAGTAAGGACCTTCAAAGGGCCGATGGCGCAACCAATCCTCTTTCCTAAGAAGTTCCCGCCCACCGCTCCCGTTCTGACAAAGCCCAAAAGAATATAATTTTGAGAGTCTTACCACTCTCTGGAGCGTTGTCCCTCCTCTACTATAAATTATATATTGTAAAGATTTCAAGGACCGCCACGGTACTTAAGGTGAAGTAGTAGAGATCATAAGGGGGGCCAATCAGGGCCACTCAGATAACCCGCTCCGCTCATCTATCCTATTATTATTAATATATATGGCGCAATATAGTAAAAGGAATAGATAGAAATATATACAGTGATGGCTCTAGCAATTAGCTGAGAGGTCCATGGTAACCAGGGTTGAGAAGAAGACCGCATCTGGCCAGCCCCAGGGCACCATAGGGCGTCTAGCCTCCTCCTTTCTCAAGAACCGGCCAAGACGGATTTTATTGCCCAAAGCGAGTACGGTCGAGGAGATGGCGAAGCAGACGGAGCAGCAGAGAAAAAATCTACCTACCATCATCCCCAAAATAACTAATGAAAAGCTCGAGGAAATCGAGATTCAACCCATTAAAGAGCCATTCTCTTTCGTCCGAATTCTTTACAATCGAGACTTAAATGAATACATATACGAAGTGATTGAGCCACAGCTCTCTCTCGAAGAGAGTAGAGTGCTTGATTTCCTAATGAAAGCGATGATAAAAACGATGGAGTACCATTTCGATGAGTCCACTGTGAAGGAGAAGGAGGATTATATTAAGAACCACATTCGCCAGCTTCTGAAAAAAATAGGCTTGGGCCTGAACGAGGTGACGCTGCA from Thermoplasmata archaeon encodes the following:
- a CDS encoding PHP-associated domain-containing protein gives rise to the protein MCGFFDLHVHTKRSLDSSISPSAALIRARELGLRGLALTDHNTLTMVSNPYEEVLLVPGAELSTPWGDLLALGIQELPPPGLSVPEIIDRVHAQGGAVVIPHPFSGALTSICMNERVFDIIDRIDGLEVTSPKVSVDNARARRVAGMYKRAAVGGSDAHSLEGLGKGLTVCEAMDLDGLLKAIKEARTDGVVRTSGAITTR